The Thermococcus peptonophilus genomic sequence GCGCCTTGCCTTCTTTATCTCCTCGCTCAGCTCAATGCCGAAGGGCTTTGTCAGGGCCGGCTCGCCGTACCGAAGGGGGAGAAGTTCAACATCAAAGTTGTCCAGAACCCACTGGATAACTAGCTCGTTCTCCTCGGGCTCAAGGGAGCATGTGGAGTAAACCAGGACGCCGCCTTTTTTGAGGACACTCAGGCCCTTCTCAAGGAGCTTCATCTGGAGGCCCTGGCAGAACCTCACGTCTTCCATTGTCCTGTTGGCTTTTCTCTCAGGGTTCTTGTGGATAGTTCCAGAGCCTGTGCAGGGTGCATCGAGGAGGATTTTGTCGAACTCAATGCCTAGTTCATCTATGTGGAGAGAAGAGCTGTGGAAGAGGATTGTATTGGTAACGCCCAGCCTTGAAAGGTTGAGCCTTGTCTCCTTCAGCCTGTCCTCGCCAACATCGAAGGCGTAGATTATCCCTTCGTTCTCCATCAGCTGGGCCATGTAGGAAGTCTTCCCGCCGGGGGCGGCGGCCATATCGGCGACGACTTCACCGGGCTTTGGGTCAAGGGCAACGGGGGGATACATGGAGCTCGCTTCCTGGATGTAGAGAAGGCCGCTTAGATATTCAGGGGTCGAGGTTATCGAGAACGGCTCCCTCGTGAGGCAGAAGCCCTCCCTCGCCCAGAGGACGCGTCTGAACTGGAAGCCCTTCTTGTTGAGGAGCTTCGTGAGCTTTGGAACTTCTATCCTAAGAGTGTTAACGCGGAAGCACCTCGGCAGAGGTCTTTCCATGGCCTCAGCTATCGCTAAGGCCCTCTCGCCCCAGAGCTGATAATAGCGCTCCGCGAAGGTCTTTGAGTAGCCGAGGGAAAACAACTTTTCGAGCATGTTGGGAGTTGGGGAGGGGGTTTAAAAGGTTCGCCGTTTGTGAAAGTCCCACTTTCATAAATCGGCCTATTTGTGAAAATGCACTTTCACAGATCACGCCTTCTATGAAAGTCAACTTTCATAAAACGGGCAAAAGGAGGAAGCCGCTCCGGCGTTCAGACCCTCCGGAGCTTGCCTAGCTCCTCCCACCTTCCCTCCCTCACCAGCTCGACCGCGTAGGTGTAGAGGCCGAGTCTAAGAAGGTTCTCCAGCGTGGGGTCTTTCCTCGAGAGCTCTTTAACGGCGGAGGAGAGCTTTTGAAGGGCTTTCTCCCTGGTCTTCTCGGAGTAGTCGGCGAACTCGATGGCCTGGAGGACGGAGAGAACTTCGAGGAGAGTCTGTTTACCCCACTCCCTCTCGCGGTCGATGAACTCCATCATAATCTAATCATCATTATATATAACCTCGTTTCGATCATTGATGAATGAACGCTACTCCCCCTAATGGCAAACTCTGGAAGGACAATTGAGAGGAAAAAAGTGGCAGAAGGCAAAACTTAATCAGACCTTAATCCCGCCCATGACGAGGGCCATGACTGCCTTCTGGGCGTGGAGCCTGTTCTCGGCCTCGTCGAAGACGACGCTGTTCGGGCTGTCGATGACGTCGTCCGTAACTTCCTCTCCCCTGTGGGCCGGGAGGCAGTGCATGAAGATGTAGTCCGGCTTGGCGTGCTTGACGAGGTCTTTGTTGACCTGGAAGGGCTTGAATATCTTCCTCCTCTCCTCGGCCTCGGCCTCCTGTCCCATGCTAGCCCAGACGTCGGTGTAGATGACGTCGGCGTCTTTAACCGCCTGAACTGGGTCGTGGAGGAGCTCAAAGCTTCCGCCGCTCTCGGCCGCGTTCTGCTCGGCCCACTTGACCACCTTCGGGTCTGGCTCGTATCCTTCGGGGGTAGCAACAACGACGTTAGCGCCGAGCTTGGTTCCGGCTATCATGAGGGAGTGGGCAACGTTATTTCCATCACCGACATAGACTATCTTAAGACCCTGAATCCTGCCCTTCTTCTCGAGGATAGTCTGGTAGTCAGCGAGGGCCTGGCACGGGTGTGAGAAGTCGGAGAGGCCGTTTATGACCGGGACGCTCGCGTACTTGGCGAGATCCTCAACGTCCTTGTGGGCGTAAACCCTCGCCATAATTCCGTCAACGTACCTGCTGAGAACCCTTGCCGTATCGGCTATGGTTTCACCTCTGCGGAGCTGCAGATCCTGTGCGTTGAGGTAGAGTCCATAGCCGCCGAGCTGGTAGATGCCGACCTCGAAGGAAATTCTAGTCCTCGTAGAGGGCTTCTGGAATATCATTGCCAGGGTCTTGCCCTCGAGAACGCGGTGCGGCTTTCCAATCTTGTTCCATATCTTCATCATCTCGGCCGTCTTGAGAATCGTCTCGATCTCTTCCCTTGTAAAGTCTTGGAGGCAGAGAACGTCCCTTCCAGCTAAACTAACCACCATGTGCATCACCGTATAGAACTGCGGAGCGAGTTTAATAACCCTTTCGTCGAATAAAAACACTCTCCAATGAAACCTTTTGGATATAGGCATAAAAACAGTTTCTGAATGTAATGGTTATGAAACATGAGCCGATTATGAGATATATTGGCAACAGGCCTTAAGCCTTAAATATGATAAGTTTGTAATCTGAAGATGTAAGCCGGCCCCGGTGGTCAAACCATGATAGAGTACTTATCAATCATAGCAATCGGTTTATCAGCTTTCGCAATATATTACGCAAGGGATATAGCTGAGAAAGTTAAAGGGCGCTTTTTTGAGCTCAAAGACGAAACGGAGGAATCTCTCAACGAGCTTCAGAATCTCAAGAAGGAAATCCAGGAGAGAATCGATGAACTGAGGGCCGAACTTGAGGGAATAAGGAAAACCGAAAGTGGGTCGGCCGAGGAGTGGAGAATAAAGTCCCTCTCCGAAAAGGTTGCAAAGCTTGATAACCTCGTCAAAGAGCACCTGAAGAACCTTGAGAACAAAAACGTCAAGATTGAGCACGAACTCGAAACTCTCAAGAAAGAGGTACAAGGGCTGAGAGATGATCTCATTGAGCTTAACAGGGCTGTTCTTGAGGATAGGGAGAACCTCAAAGCCCAGCTCAAGGAAGAACTCTTAAGCGAAGTCGAAGAGGAGATTGAGAGGCTGGAGGAACTGATAGAGAGAAGAAAGGAGGAGGAAGTTGAGGAGTTTCTGGACATACTTAAAACAGCGATTACAATGGATCCGGAAAAGATAAGCTCCGGCCTTTTGGAAGCGAAGAGGGCTCTCCTGTCCCTCAGAGACATCGCTAAAGTCTACGTCCTGACCGGGAAGGGCAGGGACGAGTTTCTGGCCCTAAAGGAGAACCTGCTGGGCCTTCTCAAAAACCTGCGCAAGCTGGTTATAGTTTCGGTTCCTGATGAGGATATTTACTCAAAGTTCAGGGACGTTATAATTGAAGTAAAGCGCCTAGACCTTCCCATGAAGGACGAGAAAAGCGGTAAAGAGCTGAATCCTGAGAGGAGTTTCATAGAGATTCACAAGCTTATTTATAAGCTGGCCGGGGATATTGATGAGATAGCCAGCATGATAAACGAGCCCGTTCCGGTTACCCCTGTTGAGAAGGAGTTCTACGAGAAGCTTCGCTATCAGTTCGAAGAATTGAGAAAGCTCGAAAAGCAGGTCGAAATGCTCATGGCGAGACTGGGGGAGAACCTTCCCGAGGCATCAACAGAAAAAGACGAGAAAAGGGAAATAGAGGATCTCCTGAGAGACTTGGGTGTGTGATCACCATTCCTCTCCGAGGAGCTTGTCCAAATCAACCATTATGAGCAGCCTTTCACCGTTGTTTATCTTCGCTATGCCCTTTATGAACCTGGTGTCCATTCTCGACGCGAGGGTCTTTGGCGTCGGCTCGATCTGATCTTCTGTGAGAGTGACGACATCGGAGACTGCATCCACGATTATGCCGACGATCTCGCCCTTGACTTCTGCTATAATGATTTTCTTGTTGCTTATGTCTTCGTCGTCGTAGTATCCGAGCTTCTTCTTAAGGTTCACGACAGTGGTTATCTGACCGCGGAGGTTGATAACGCCCTCGACGTAGTCCGGTGCATTGGGGACTCTGGTTATAGGCATCATTTCTTTTATTTCCCGGACCTTAGATATCTCAAGGCAGAACTCCTCGTTCCCAACCCTGAAGGCAACGACTTGAATCTCGGCCATTTCGATCACCTTTGCACCTTAATATTAGACAGCATACCTATAAGGTTACCCATTTTTGAAATGAGGTTTCCGAGACCACTCTTTAGGGATCTAATCCTATCCATAACAGTGCTCAACGCTTCCATGGCCCTCTGGGACTGTTCTACAACCTCTGAGTTTTGGGCAGATATGTAGTCAATAGTGGTGACGAGGCTCTGTATTGAGTTTGCCTGCTGGTCTATTCCCTTGGAGATCTCGTTCATCATAGATGCTATCTCGTTTGCCCTCCTTGCTATGTCGTCGAAGGCCGCTATCAGCTCTTGTATGGACTCCGCAACTTCCTGCGTTGCCGAAGTATTCTCGTGGATTGAGCTCACGACTTCACTAACGCTCTCCTGCATCTCTTTTATGAGGTCACCAATTTGCTTGGCGGAGCTTCTTGATTGTTCCGCAAGCTCACGGACGCTGTCCGCAACAACCGCAAATCCTCTTCCCTGCTCACCGGCTCTAGCCGCCTCAATCGCTGCGTTGAGGGCCAGTAAGTTTGTTTGCTCGGCTATGTCCGTTATAACATCGACTATCTGACCGATCTTTTCGGAGTAGTCTGATAGTATAGCGACAGCTTTCTCCATTTCCTTGCTGACGTTGTTTATCTTCTCAACTTTGAGCGCTGCTTCATCGGATATCTCCTTGCCCTTCTCTGCTGCACTGGCGGACTCAAAGGTGAACTCAGCAACCTGCTGGCTCTGCGTGCTTATCTCTTCTATAGCCGCGGAAAGGGCCTGTATGTGATCGTTGAGCTCGGCTATTTTAACTCCTTGATCCTCAAGGCGGTTCATGAGGTCGGTTAGGCTCTCATAGACGTTTTCCAGCTCGTCAATTGAAGTGGAACCTTCTTTAATGTCCTTCATTGCATCTTGAATCTCTTGAAGAGTTTCCTGAATCTCCTGCAACATTTCCCTCCATCTTGTCTTGACGTCAGAGTATACCTTCAAAAGCCCCGAGGTAACTGGAACTGGGGCGCTTAAGTCTCCCTGAAGGACCCTATTCAAGTCCTGTATTAGGACGTGTGTATCGCTTCCAGAGTCGGGTTTAAGTTTGAGGAGATACTCTTTAACGTCGGCCAGCTCGGGGGGTATATAAACATCCTCCCCCCTGCTCATCTTCCGAAGGATCTCCCTGAGCCTTGTGTACCTGTCAGATGCTCTGGATCTTGAATCAACGTACCATGCCACTAAAGCTCCTACCCCAATCCCACCAATGAGCCCCATCGTGGCCTGACCAGAATATGCGAGTGTCCCTGTTACTATTGGCGGGATTATGACAAGCCCCAAGGTACTGGCTTTCATTCCCATCACCACTTTTTGGATATTATCCAGCAATCCTGATCCCTAGGTAACATTATCAGCATATGTTTTGACGCCATTATTAGTCTGAAGCGCTAGGATGTTGTTCAACTTCCCAATATAAAAGGTTTTCGACCTTTATTTCGTACTAATTGTTTGAAATTTTGCCCAATACCATCTTGGTAAGGGCCTGCATATGCACCTACACAAACACATACACATAATAATTTTTTAATAGAAAACCCTTAAACTATGAATAGAATTCAACTTTGAATTTACTCCCCCTCAAATCGAGACTCGGAGACCAGATCAGAAAAACAAGAGCGGTGGTAGGCGTGAACGAAGTCAATGACAGGGGATATCAGCTCATCAAACAGGAGCTGTTCAAGTATCTCAACGCGGACAGCAACGCCTACAAGGACTCATACTTACTCAGGAGAATACGAGCCAGAATGAGGAAACTGGGCATAAACGATTTCATGGAGTACTACAGGATCATAAAAAAGAACAAGCAGGAGCTTGACGATCTACTATTAACCGTTGCAATAAACGTCACCGAGTTTTTCAGGGATCCAATAGTCTGGAAGACCATAGAGAGAAAAGTCCTCCCCGAATTGATAGAATACAAACGCAAACATTACGATACCACGATAAGAATCTGGAGTGCAGCATGTTCCACTGGCCAGGAGCCATACTCGATAGCCATGCTCTTCAGTGAATTTTTGGGAGATGATCTCAAAAGATACCGGCTCAAAATACTCGCCACTGACATTGACAGGGAGGCATTGAACACCGCCATTAGGGGGGTTTATCCTAAGGAGATCGTTGAAAAGAGTGTTCCGAAGTCGCTGATACAGAAGTACTTCCTTCCCATGGGGGACCACTACCGCATCTCGCCTCAGATACGAAGATACGTTGAGTTCAGGCGGTTCAACCTTCTCTCGGATAGATACCCAAGGGGGTTTGACATGATATTTATCAGAAACGTTCTTATATATATGACCAAGGAAGCCCAGGAGAGCGTCTTTAGAAAGCTGTACGATTCACTCGAGGATCACGGTTATCTCGTTCTCGGTAAAACCGAGACGATTCTGGGCAGTGCTGCCCGGCTGTTTAAACTCTACGACCTAGTCGCCCGTATCTACGTGAAAAGGAAGAACGTGGAGGTGAAGTGAATGGCACGCGTGCTCGTTGTTGATGATGCCGCCTTTATGAGGATGCTGGTTAAGAAGATACTGACGCAGGCAGGCCATCAGGTCGTTGGGGAAGCAAGCAATGGAAAGGAAGCGATTGAGAAATACAAACAGTTGAAGCCGGATCTGGTGACCATGGACATAGTTATGCCCGAAATGGACGGAATAACCGCGGTCAAGGAAATCATGAAGATAGATCCCAACGCCAAGATAATCATGATCACCGCCGTCGGTCAGGAGGCAAAGGTCATGGAGGCCCTCAAGAGCGGGGCTAAGGGCTACATCGTTAAACCTTTCCAGGCTCCGAAGGTTATAGAGGAGGTGAATAGGGTTCTCTCCTCTTAACTTTCACTTAGGGTGGTAACATGCCTTTCGGCAAAAAGATCAGAGTGATGGTGGTTGATGACTCAGCGTTCATGAGACGGATACTCAGGGATATCTTAGAATCGGATCCTGAGATTGAGGTCTGCTGTGAGGCTCGGGATGGAATCGAGGCCATTGAAAAAGTCAAAACCGAGCGACCCGACGTGATAACTCTCGATATTGAAATGCCCAGGATGAACGGGCTTGATGCCCTCAAGTTTATTATGAGCAAGTATCCGACTCCGGTAATCATGGTGAGCGCCCTCACTCAGGAGGGTGCCGATGCAACGATAAAGGCGCTTGAATATGGGGCCATTGATTTCATTCCCAAGCCCTCTTCGTCTATCTCGATAAACATGCGCGAACTTAAGGACGAGATAATCGCCAAAGTGAAAGAAGCTGCAAAAGTTCCCAGAAGGTTCCTCCAGCTCAGACGTAGGAGGGTCTTATCGGAACAGATGAAAAAGGCAAGGAAGGCGGCGGAGCCTGCCAGAAGGGCCGTTGCAATAGCTGCCTCAACAGGTGGCCCCCAGTCTCTTCTCAAAGTGTTTGAAAAGCTTCCCGGTGAGCTCGATGCTGCCATACTGCTGGTTCAGCATATGCCGCCCGGTTTTACCAAGTCCTTTGCCGCGAGACTTGACAGAATTTCAAAGATAAACGTTAAGGAGGCTGAGGACGGGGAGGTCGTAAACAAGGACTGGGCCTACGTTGCTCCTGGCGATTATCACATGGAGGTAACCCTGAGGAACGGAAAGCCGACGATAAAGCTCTACAAGGGTCCGAAAATTCACGGGGTAAGACCTGCCGCTGATCCGATGATGAAGAGCGTTGCAGAGGTTTTCGGCAGAAGAACTGTCGGCGTCGTGATGACGGGAATGGGGAGGGACGGTGCAGAGGGGATAGTTGCTATTAAAAAGAAAGGCGGCATAACGATAGCCCAGGACAAAGAGACGTCGATAATCTATGGAATGCCCAAAGCTGCGGCTGAGACTGGCATGGTGGACTACATTGTGCCGCTTGATAAAATCGCCGACACCATAGTGATGGCCCTCAGGAAGATACCGAGGTGAGGGTTATGGAAGACATGTCCCAATATCTTGAGGAATTCCTGTCAGATGCCCGTGATAGGATTGATAGCATCAGCAATGCAGTTCTACGGCTTGAAGAGGCTGTAAAAAACGGAGATGAGGGGGCGAAAAGAGCCAGCATAGACCAGATATTCAGAGATGCCCACACCCTCAAGGGAACCGCTGCTACGATGGGATTCATGAAGCTCAGCGAGGCCGCCCACAAAATGGAGAACCTCTTCGACGCCATAAGGAACGGTGTTGTTGAGGCGACGCCGGACGTCGTTGATCTGGTACTCGAGTTCATCGAGGCAATAGAGGAAATGCTCGACAACATAGAGGAAACCGGAAAAGAGGGAGACGTTGACGTGGATGAGCTCTTTGAAAAGGCCAACGCCATGCTGAAAGGGTACACCGGGGGAAAGGGAACCAGAGAGGCAGGAAAAGAAAAACCAAAGGAGCCTTCGAAGCCTTCTACTGAAGAAGTTCCCCCCGAGACCCAGGAAGCCATTCCCGTGGGGGTTTCTGGGAATGTTTACCACGTAAAAGCTATCTTCTACCCAGACGCACAGCTGAGGGGTGTCAGGGCTTTTCTGATCCTCCGCGATCTTGAGGAGATAGGGGACGTCCTCGAGACAAAGCCCGAGAGATCAATTATAGAAGACGGCTCCGCCGACGTTGATGAACTGGAGTTCAAGGTTGTTACAAAAGCTTCTCCAGAGGAGATAAAGAAATTAGTCAGCAGGCATCCTGAGATAAAGGACGTTATAGTGACGCTCCTAGCTGAGGGAGCACCAGAGCCTGCCAAAACTGAAGAAGAGACTGAAACAGTCGAAGGGCAGCCTTCTGAGAATGAAGGAATAACTTTGAGGATATTTTTAGAGAAGGACGCTCCCTTGAAAGGCATCAGGAGCTTTTTGGTCCTTCAAGAGATAGAGAAGAGAACCAAAGTTCTCTCAACCAACCCAGCAAGGTCGGACATCCAGAATGGGGACATTATAGATGGTCATTACTTCGAAGTAACCATAGCTCCCGGTGCAGACATAGAGGAAATAAAAGAGGCTGTTCTAAAGCATCCTGACGTGGCGGATGTCGAGGTTGTCGAGCCAGGTACGAGACCCCATGAGAAACTTGTCGAAACGCAGAAAACGCCGGCAGAAGCCAAAAAGCCAGAAGCGGAGCCGAAACCAGAAGTTAAAAAACAGGCCCCCACTCCCAGGGAAAAGATAAAGATGTCGAAGCTGATCAAAGTTGACGTTTCTCACCTCGACAAGCTCATGAACCTCGTCGGTGAGCTGGTCATCAACAAAGGAAGGCTTGAGCAGATAGCCGAGCGCCTGGGTGACAGGGAACTCATTGAGACTCTCTCAACTACCTCTAGGCTAATGGCGGAGCTCCAGGATGAGATAATGCAGATGCGCCTAACTCCGGTTGCGGAGGTCTTCAACAAGTTCCCGCGCATGGTCAGGAGTCTGGCCAGAAAGGAGGGCAAGGAAGTCGAGTTCATCATGGAGGGCACCGAGATAGAGGTTGACAGGACGATCCTGGACAAGCTCGGCGACGTTCTTGTGCACCTTCTCAGAAACGCCATAGATCATGGAATAGAACCGCCTGAAGAGAGAGAAAAGCTCGGAAAGCCGCGTAAAGGAAGGGTTGAGTTGATAGCAAAGCGTGAGAGGAGCCACGTGGTTATTATCGTGAGGGATGACGGCAGGGGCATTGACCCAGAGAAAGTAAAGAGAAAGGCCATCGAGAAAGGATTGATATCCCCAGAGCAGGCGGCGGAGCTCAGCGACGAAGAGGCGATAAACCTGATTTTCCTGCCCGGATTCAGCACGGCAGAGAAAGTCACGGACGTTTCTGGAAGGGGCGTTGGCATGGACGTAGTTCAGGACGTCATAAAGGCCCTCAACGGTAGTATAAGTGTCAAGACCGAAGTTGGCAAGGGAACGACCTTCATACTCAAGCTCCCGATAAGCATGGCAATCATACAGGCTCTCCTCATCAAGGTTAGGGACGAGATCTACGCCGTGCCAATAAACAACATCCTTGAGACGATAGAGGTGAAGAGAAGCGACTTAAAGTCCATAGGCGGCAGGGAGGTCATAGTCCTGAGGGGAGAGATAATCCCGATAGTCTCGCTACACGAGCTCTTCGGCCTTCCGGATTCAGAGTCGGAGGAGTTCCCAGCCATTATCGTTGATCTCGGGGCCCAGAAGCTTGCCATAAAAGTGGACGAACTGCTGCACAAGAAGGACATAGTCATCAAGTCCCTTGGAAAGGCGCTATCCAGTGTTAGAGGATTTGCTGGGGCCACAATACTCGGTGATGGTAGCGTGATTCTGATTATTGACATAAATAGCCTGCTTGGAGGTATCGGCGGTGGACTATGAAGAGTACATAAAGAATATGAATGACTTCACCAAGAGCGCGCTTCTTGAGACGTTCAACATAGGGGCATCTAGGGCGGCTGATGCCCTGAGCGAGATGCTTGGGCACCCCGTCACAATTGAGGTGCCCCATCTGGAGATAATATCGCTGAAGACCCTTCCAGAAAAGGTTGGAGAGGACGTCAAGGTTGCCGTTTACGTTGGCCTTGGAAAGGAGTTCAGTGGGCATGCGTTCTTCATAATGGACTTCGACGACGCCACAAGGCTCTTCGACCTAATGATAATGCAGGAGCCGGGGACAACCACGGAGATAGACGAGATTGTTAAGTCAGCGATAATGGAGATGGGCAACATACTTATCTCCGCCTATGCAAATGCACTCAGCGAGTTCCTTGGCCTCACGATAGAG encodes the following:
- a CDS encoding NOL1/NOP2/sun family putative RNA methylase, giving the protein MLEKLFSLGYSKTFAERYYQLWGERALAIAEAMERPLPRCFRVNTLRIEVPKLTKLLNKKGFQFRRVLWAREGFCLTREPFSITSTPEYLSGLLYIQEASSMYPPVALDPKPGEVVADMAAAPGGKTSYMAQLMENEGIIYAFDVGEDRLKETRLNLSRLGVTNTILFHSSSLHIDELGIEFDKILLDAPCTGSGTIHKNPERKANRTMEDVRFCQGLQMKLLEKGLSVLKKGGVLVYSTCSLEPEENELVIQWVLDNFDVELLPLRYGEPALTKPFGIELSEEIKKARRFYPDRHGTSGFFVAKIKKL
- a CDS encoding chemotaxis protein CheW, whose translation is MAEIQVVAFRVGNEEFCLEISKVREIKEMMPITRVPNAPDYVEGVINLRGQITTVVNLKKKLGYYDDEDISNKKIIIAEVKGEIVGIIVDAVSDVVTLTEDQIEPTPKTLASRMDTRFIKGIAKINNGERLLIMVDLDKLLGEEW
- the argF gene encoding ornithine carbamoyltransferase; translated protein: MVVSLAGRDVLCLQDFTREEIETILKTAEMMKIWNKIGKPHRVLEGKTLAMIFQKPSTRTRISFEVGIYQLGGYGLYLNAQDLQLRRGETIADTARVLSRYVDGIMARVYAHKDVEDLAKYASVPVINGLSDFSHPCQALADYQTILEKKGRIQGLKIVYVGDGNNVAHSLMIAGTKLGANVVVATPEGYEPDPKVVKWAEQNAAESGGSFELLHDPVQAVKDADVIYTDVWASMGQEAEAEERRKIFKPFQVNKDLVKHAKPDYIFMHCLPAHRGEEVTDDVIDSPNSVVFDEAENRLHAQKAVMALVMGGIKV
- a CDS encoding CheR family methyltransferase, whose protein sequence is MNEVNDRGYQLIKQELFKYLNADSNAYKDSYLLRRIRARMRKLGINDFMEYYRIIKKNKQELDDLLLTVAINVTEFFRDPIVWKTIERKVLPELIEYKRKHYDTTIRIWSAACSTGQEPYSIAMLFSEFLGDDLKRYRLKILATDIDREALNTAIRGVYPKEIVEKSVPKSLIQKYFLPMGDHYRISPQIRRYVEFRRFNLLSDRYPRGFDMIFIRNVLIYMTKEAQESVFRKLYDSLEDHGYLVLGKTETILGSAARLFKLYDLVARIYVKRKNVEVK
- a CDS encoding chemotaxis protein CheW, which translates into the protein MEDMSQYLEEFLSDARDRIDSISNAVLRLEEAVKNGDEGAKRASIDQIFRDAHTLKGTAATMGFMKLSEAAHKMENLFDAIRNGVVEATPDVVDLVLEFIEAIEEMLDNIEETGKEGDVDVDELFEKANAMLKGYTGGKGTREAGKEKPKEPSKPSTEEVPPETQEAIPVGVSGNVYHVKAIFYPDAQLRGVRAFLILRDLEEIGDVLETKPERSIIEDGSADVDELEFKVVTKASPEEIKKLVSRHPEIKDVIVTLLAEGAPEPAKTEEETETVEGQPSENEGITLRIFLEKDAPLKGIRSFLVLQEIEKRTKVLSTNPARSDIQNGDIIDGHYFEVTIAPGADIEEIKEAVLKHPDVADVEVVEPGTRPHEKLVETQKTPAEAKKPEAEPKPEVKKQAPTPREKIKMSKLIKVDVSHLDKLMNLVGELVINKGRLEQIAERLGDRELIETLSTTSRLMAELQDEIMQMRLTPVAEVFNKFPRMVRSLARKEGKEVEFIMEGTEIEVDRTILDKLGDVLVHLLRNAIDHGIEPPEEREKLGKPRKGRVELIAKRERSHVVIIVRDDGRGIDPEKVKRKAIEKGLISPEQAAELSDEEAINLIFLPGFSTAEKVTDVSGRGVGMDVVQDVIKALNGSISVKTEVGKGTTFILKLPISMAIIQALLIKVRDEIYAVPINNILETIEVKRSDLKSIGGREVIVLRGEIIPIVSLHELFGLPDSESEEFPAIIVDLGAQKLAIKVDELLHKKDIVIKSLGKALSSVRGFAGATILGDGSVILIIDINSLLGGIGGGL
- a CDS encoding coiled-coil domain-containing protein — protein: MIEYLSIIAIGLSAFAIYYARDIAEKVKGRFFELKDETEESLNELQNLKKEIQERIDELRAELEGIRKTESGSAEEWRIKSLSEKVAKLDNLVKEHLKNLENKNVKIEHELETLKKEVQGLRDDLIELNRAVLEDRENLKAQLKEELLSEVEEEIERLEELIERRKEEEVEEFLDILKTAITMDPEKISSGLLEAKRALLSLRDIAKVYVLTGKGRDEFLALKENLLGLLKNLRKLVIVSVPDEDIYSKFRDVIIEVKRLDLPMKDEKSGKELNPERSFIEIHKLIYKLAGDIDEIASMINEPVPVTPVEKEFYEKLRYQFEELRKLEKQVEMLMARLGENLPEASTEKDEKREIEDLLRDLGV
- a CDS encoding chemotaxis protein CheC — encoded protein: MDYEEYIKNMNDFTKSALLETFNIGASRAADALSEMLGHPVTIEVPHLEIISLKTLPEKVGEDVKVAVYVGLGKEFSGHAFFIMDFDDATRLFDLMIMQEPGTTTEIDEIVKSAIMEMGNILISAYANALSEFLGLTIEQTPPEIAIDFLPAVLDFALADIGQYCDYTMLLGTVIKVEGVEFDEHFFILPKPEDMVKVLEKLTGGML
- a CDS encoding methyl-accepting chemotaxis protein is translated as MGMKASTLGLVIIPPIVTGTLAYSGQATMGLIGGIGVGALVAWYVDSRSRASDRYTRLREILRKMSRGEDVYIPPELADVKEYLLKLKPDSGSDTHVLIQDLNRVLQGDLSAPVPVTSGLLKVYSDVKTRWREMLQEIQETLQEIQDAMKDIKEGSTSIDELENVYESLTDLMNRLEDQGVKIAELNDHIQALSAAIEEISTQSQQVAEFTFESASAAEKGKEISDEAALKVEKINNVSKEMEKAVAILSDYSEKIGQIVDVITDIAEQTNLLALNAAIEAARAGEQGRGFAVVADSVRELAEQSRSSAKQIGDLIKEMQESVSEVVSSIHENTSATQEVAESIQELIAAFDDIARRANEIASMMNEISKGIDQQANSIQSLVTTIDYISAQNSEVVEQSQRAMEALSTVMDRIRSLKSGLGNLISKMGNLIGMLSNIKVQR
- a CDS encoding response regulator codes for the protein MARVLVVDDAAFMRMLVKKILTQAGHQVVGEASNGKEAIEKYKQLKPDLVTMDIVMPEMDGITAVKEIMKIDPNAKIIMITAVGQEAKVMEALKSGAKGYIVKPFQAPKVIEEVNRVLSS
- a CDS encoding protein-glutamate methylesterase/protein-glutamine glutaminase; this translates as MPFGKKIRVMVVDDSAFMRRILRDILESDPEIEVCCEARDGIEAIEKVKTERPDVITLDIEMPRMNGLDALKFIMSKYPTPVIMVSALTQEGADATIKALEYGAIDFIPKPSSSISINMRELKDEIIAKVKEAAKVPRRFLQLRRRRVLSEQMKKARKAAEPARRAVAIAASTGGPQSLLKVFEKLPGELDAAILLVQHMPPGFTKSFAARLDRISKINVKEAEDGEVVNKDWAYVAPGDYHMEVTLRNGKPTIKLYKGPKIHGVRPAADPMMKSVAEVFGRRTVGVVMTGMGRDGAEGIVAIKKKGGITIAQDKETSIIYGMPKAAAETGMVDYIVPLDKIADTIVMALRKIPR